A genomic stretch from Festucalex cinctus isolate MCC-2025b chromosome 13, RoL_Fcin_1.0, whole genome shotgun sequence includes:
- the vstm5 gene encoding V-set and transmembrane domain-containing protein 5 isoform X1, whose amino-acid sequence MYEHTLRKHMRRQGGARTTPRKCQDHLARTEKKKRSRVLDEILLDSLQQTDGTEMLMLYYRLWDVHDVAVLLCFTLYMCHQARAISVQSSQRSLTRSVQEAAFFSVDVACNCSPTIQWTFMSGSVSRAIGVWRPGAFVNVTADYSSRVEAHDNGSMGLADLRLPDAGYYVVTVADETGGSKDVGFVLKVNEVLYEDLQYLSVSALALACLAALLMLAMWLLDKAYRRIVAWRRRKQMPENDATELQPL is encoded by the exons AT GTATGAACACACACTCAGAAAGCACATGAGAAGACAAGGAGGCGCGAGGACGACTCCAAGAAAATGTCAGGATCACTTGGCaaggactgaaaaaaaaaaaaggtcaagggTGTTGGACGAGATTCTTCTTGATTCTCTTCAACAAACCGATGGCACTGAGATGCTAATGTTGTACTACAGACTCTGGGATGTCCACGACGTTGCTGTGCTGCTATGCTTCACCTTGTACATGTGTCACCAAG CCCGGGCCATCTCCGTCCAGTCCAGCCAGCGCAGCCTCACCCGGTCCGTGCAGGAGGCCGCCTTCTTCTCGGTGGACGTGGCTTGCAATTGCAGCCCCACCATCCAGTGGACCTTCATGTCCGGCTCGGTCAGCCGCGCCATCGGCGTCTGGCGGCCGGGCGCCTTCGTCAACGTCACGGCCGACTACAGCAGCCGCGTGGAGGCGCACGACAACGGCTCCATGGGCCTGGCGGATCTGCGGCTGCCGGACGCCGGCTACTACGTGGTGACGGTCGCCGACGAGACGGGCGGCAGCAAGGATGTCGGATTTGTACTCAAAGTCAACG AGGTTCTGTACGAGGACCTGCAGTACCTGTCGGTGTCGGCTTTGGCGCTGGCCTGCTTGGCCGCCCTCCTCATGCTGGCCATGTGGCTCTTGGACAAAGCCTACAGGAGGATAGTAGCGTGGAGACGCAGGAAGCAGATGCCAG aaaatgatGCAACGGAGCTGCAGCCTCTATGA
- the med17 gene encoding mediator of RNA polymerase II transcription subunit 17 isoform X1, with protein sequence MMLSFSCCPPVSLVIMASGPGVRVSIESSCEKQVQEVALDGTETYVPPLSMSQNLAKLAQRIDFSQGSDSEEEGANGESRDREWCKQDAEEEEGTVKFQPSLWPWDSVRNNLRSALTEMCVLYDVLCVVKEKKYMALDPVSQDPSMSKTPQVFQLMSKKKSLATAAQLLLKGAEKLNKSVAENLENRRQRDFNAELLRLRSQWKLRKVGDKILGDLSYRSAGSLFPHHGSFEVIKNTDIDLDKKIPDDYCPLDVQIPSDLEGSAYIKVSIQKQAPDIGDLGTVNLFRRQPKTKGGSQPWHVKLEAAQNVLLCKEIFAQLSREAVQIKSQIPHIVVKNQIISQPFPGLQLSISLCHSTTEKRNHRVSPEKPKPDDHLYVLEHNLHQMMREFHKQQLSSMVMPHPATAPFGHKRLRLAGPLAYDKAEISGLQQREGLLEKIIKQAKHIFLRSRTARTIDSLASRIEDPQIQAHWSNINDVYESSVKVLITSQSYEQICKSIQLQLNIGVEQIRVVHRDGRVVTLSHQEQELQDFLLSQMSQHQVHAVQQLAKVMGWHVLSFSNHVGLGPVESIGNASAVTVASPNGEYAISVRNGPESGCRVLVQFLRSQTKELPKSEVIQDSKWSHLRGPYKEVHWNKMEGRNFVYKMELLMAALTPCP encoded by the exons ATGATGCTGTCTTTCTCTTGCTGTCCACCTGTCAGCCTTGTCATCATGGCCAGCGGTCCGGGTGTGAGGGTCAGCATCGAGTCTTCCTGTGAGAAGCAGGTACAGGAGGTGGCCCTGGATGGAACCGAGACATACGTGCCTCCCCTGTCCATGTCCCAGAACCTGGCTAAGTTAGCACAACGGATTGACTTCAGCCAGGGATCCGACTCTGAGGAGGAGGGAGCCAACGGTGAATCCCGGGATCGCGAATGGTGCAAGCAGGATGCGGAGGAAGAAGAAG GAACAGTAAAGTTCCAGCCGTCCCTGTGGCCTTGGGACTCCGTACGGAACAACTTGCGCAGTGCCCTGACCGAAATGTGCGTCCTCTATGACGTGCTCTGCGTGGTGAAGGAGAAGAAGTACATGGCGCTAGACCCAGTGTCTCAAGATCCGTCCATGAGCAAG ACCCCTCAAGTGTTTCAGCTGATGAGCAAAAAGAAATCGCTGGCCACGGCAGCGCAGCTCCTCCTAAAGGGCGCCGAGAAGCTTAATAAGTCGGTGGCCGAGAATCTTGAGAACCGGCGGCAGCGAGACTTCAACGCGGAGCTGCTGCGGCTGCGCTCGCAGTGGAAGCTGCGCAAAGTCGGTGACAAGATCCTGGGGGACCTCAGCTACCGGAGTGCAG GCTCCCTGTTTCCTCATCACGGCTCATTCGAGGTGATCAAGAACACGGATATCGATCTGGACAAAAAGATCCCGGATGACTACTGTCCCCTTGACGTACAGATCCCCAGTGATCTCGAGGGATCCGCCTATATCAAG GTTTCCATTCAGAAGCAAGCTCCAGACATCGGTGATCTCGGAACAGTCAACTTGTTCAGGAGACAACCAAAAACCAAAGGAG GTTCGCAGCCGTGGCACGTGAAACTGGAGGCGGCTCAGAACGTTCTGCTCTGCAAGGAGATCTTTGCGCAGCTGTCCAGGGAAGCCGTCCAGATCAAGTCCCAAATCCCTCACATTGTCGTGAAGAATCAGATCATCTCGCAGCCCTTCCCAG GCCTGCAACTCTCCATCTCGTTATGCCACTCGACGACAGAGAAGAGGAACCACCGGGTGTCTCCGGAGAAACCCAAACCAGATGACCATCTCTACGTACTAGAACATAACCTGCATCAGATGATGCGAGAG TTCCACAAGCAGCAGTTGAGTTCCATGGTGATGCCACATCCCGCCACCGCCCCATTTGGCCACAAGCGCCTTCGTCTGGCCGGCCCGCTGGCCTACGACAAAGCCGAGATCAGCGGCTTGCAGCAAAGGGAGGGTCTCCTGGAGAAGATCATCAAACAGGCCAAGCACATCTTCCTACGGAGCCG CACGGCGCGCACCATCGACAGCCTGGCCAGTCGGATCGAAGACCCTCAAATTCAAGCCCACTGGTCCAACATTAACGACGTGTACGAGTCCAGCGTCAAAGTGCTGATCACCTCTCAGAGCTACGAGCAAATCTGCAA GTCCATCCAGCTGCAGCTCAACATCGGCGTGGAGCAGATCCGAGTGGTGCACCGAGACGGTCGCGTCGTCACTCTGTCGCATCAGGAGCAGGAACTGCAGGACTTCCTCCTCTCGCAG ATGTCGCAGCATCAGGTACACGCGGTGCAGCAGCTGGCCAAAGTGATGGGCTGGCACGTACTGAGCTTCAGCAACCACGTCGGCCTCGGCCCGGTGGAGAGCATCGGGAACGCTTCGGCCGTCACCGTGGCGTCCCCCAACGGAGAGTACGCCATCTCAG TACGTAACGGTCCCGAGAGCGGGTGCAGGGTTTTGGTCCAGTTCCTCCGCAGCCAGACCAAGGAGCTGCCCAAGAGTGAGGTCATCCAGGACAGCAAGTGGAGCCACCTCAGGGGTCCGTACAAGGAGGTCCACTGGAACAAGATGGAGGGACGCAACTTTGTCTACAAGATGGAGCTCCTCATGGCCGCCCTTACCCCTTGCCCTTAA
- the med17 gene encoding mediator of RNA polymerase II transcription subunit 17 isoform X2, which yields MASGPGVRVSIESSCEKQVQEVALDGTETYVPPLSMSQNLAKLAQRIDFSQGSDSEEEGANGESRDREWCKQDAEEEEGTVKFQPSLWPWDSVRNNLRSALTEMCVLYDVLCVVKEKKYMALDPVSQDPSMSKTPQVFQLMSKKKSLATAAQLLLKGAEKLNKSVAENLENRRQRDFNAELLRLRSQWKLRKVGDKILGDLSYRSAGSLFPHHGSFEVIKNTDIDLDKKIPDDYCPLDVQIPSDLEGSAYIKVSIQKQAPDIGDLGTVNLFRRQPKTKGGSQPWHVKLEAAQNVLLCKEIFAQLSREAVQIKSQIPHIVVKNQIISQPFPGLQLSISLCHSTTEKRNHRVSPEKPKPDDHLYVLEHNLHQMMREFHKQQLSSMVMPHPATAPFGHKRLRLAGPLAYDKAEISGLQQREGLLEKIIKQAKHIFLRSRTARTIDSLASRIEDPQIQAHWSNINDVYESSVKVLITSQSYEQICKSIQLQLNIGVEQIRVVHRDGRVVTLSHQEQELQDFLLSQMSQHQVHAVQQLAKVMGWHVLSFSNHVGLGPVESIGNASAVTVASPNGEYAISVRNGPESGCRVLVQFLRSQTKELPKSEVIQDSKWSHLRGPYKEVHWNKMEGRNFVYKMELLMAALTPCP from the exons ATGGCCAGCGGTCCGGGTGTGAGGGTCAGCATCGAGTCTTCCTGTGAGAAGCAGGTACAGGAGGTGGCCCTGGATGGAACCGAGACATACGTGCCTCCCCTGTCCATGTCCCAGAACCTGGCTAAGTTAGCACAACGGATTGACTTCAGCCAGGGATCCGACTCTGAGGAGGAGGGAGCCAACGGTGAATCCCGGGATCGCGAATGGTGCAAGCAGGATGCGGAGGAAGAAGAAG GAACAGTAAAGTTCCAGCCGTCCCTGTGGCCTTGGGACTCCGTACGGAACAACTTGCGCAGTGCCCTGACCGAAATGTGCGTCCTCTATGACGTGCTCTGCGTGGTGAAGGAGAAGAAGTACATGGCGCTAGACCCAGTGTCTCAAGATCCGTCCATGAGCAAG ACCCCTCAAGTGTTTCAGCTGATGAGCAAAAAGAAATCGCTGGCCACGGCAGCGCAGCTCCTCCTAAAGGGCGCCGAGAAGCTTAATAAGTCGGTGGCCGAGAATCTTGAGAACCGGCGGCAGCGAGACTTCAACGCGGAGCTGCTGCGGCTGCGCTCGCAGTGGAAGCTGCGCAAAGTCGGTGACAAGATCCTGGGGGACCTCAGCTACCGGAGTGCAG GCTCCCTGTTTCCTCATCACGGCTCATTCGAGGTGATCAAGAACACGGATATCGATCTGGACAAAAAGATCCCGGATGACTACTGTCCCCTTGACGTACAGATCCCCAGTGATCTCGAGGGATCCGCCTATATCAAG GTTTCCATTCAGAAGCAAGCTCCAGACATCGGTGATCTCGGAACAGTCAACTTGTTCAGGAGACAACCAAAAACCAAAGGAG GTTCGCAGCCGTGGCACGTGAAACTGGAGGCGGCTCAGAACGTTCTGCTCTGCAAGGAGATCTTTGCGCAGCTGTCCAGGGAAGCCGTCCAGATCAAGTCCCAAATCCCTCACATTGTCGTGAAGAATCAGATCATCTCGCAGCCCTTCCCAG GCCTGCAACTCTCCATCTCGTTATGCCACTCGACGACAGAGAAGAGGAACCACCGGGTGTCTCCGGAGAAACCCAAACCAGATGACCATCTCTACGTACTAGAACATAACCTGCATCAGATGATGCGAGAG TTCCACAAGCAGCAGTTGAGTTCCATGGTGATGCCACATCCCGCCACCGCCCCATTTGGCCACAAGCGCCTTCGTCTGGCCGGCCCGCTGGCCTACGACAAAGCCGAGATCAGCGGCTTGCAGCAAAGGGAGGGTCTCCTGGAGAAGATCATCAAACAGGCCAAGCACATCTTCCTACGGAGCCG CACGGCGCGCACCATCGACAGCCTGGCCAGTCGGATCGAAGACCCTCAAATTCAAGCCCACTGGTCCAACATTAACGACGTGTACGAGTCCAGCGTCAAAGTGCTGATCACCTCTCAGAGCTACGAGCAAATCTGCAA GTCCATCCAGCTGCAGCTCAACATCGGCGTGGAGCAGATCCGAGTGGTGCACCGAGACGGTCGCGTCGTCACTCTGTCGCATCAGGAGCAGGAACTGCAGGACTTCCTCCTCTCGCAG ATGTCGCAGCATCAGGTACACGCGGTGCAGCAGCTGGCCAAAGTGATGGGCTGGCACGTACTGAGCTTCAGCAACCACGTCGGCCTCGGCCCGGTGGAGAGCATCGGGAACGCTTCGGCCGTCACCGTGGCGTCCCCCAACGGAGAGTACGCCATCTCAG TACGTAACGGTCCCGAGAGCGGGTGCAGGGTTTTGGTCCAGTTCCTCCGCAGCCAGACCAAGGAGCTGCCCAAGAGTGAGGTCATCCAGGACAGCAAGTGGAGCCACCTCAGGGGTCCGTACAAGGAGGTCCACTGGAACAAGATGGAGGGACGCAACTTTGTCTACAAGATGGAGCTCCTCATGGCCGCCCTTACCCCTTGCCCTTAA
- the vstm5 gene encoding V-set and transmembrane domain-containing protein 5 isoform X2: protein MRRQGGARTTPRKCQDHLARTEKKKRSRVLDEILLDSLQQTDGTEMLMLYYRLWDVHDVAVLLCFTLYMCHQARAISVQSSQRSLTRSVQEAAFFSVDVACNCSPTIQWTFMSGSVSRAIGVWRPGAFVNVTADYSSRVEAHDNGSMGLADLRLPDAGYYVVTVADETGGSKDVGFVLKVNEVLYEDLQYLSVSALALACLAALLMLAMWLLDKAYRRIVAWRRRKQMPENDATELQPL from the exons ATGAGAAGACAAGGAGGCGCGAGGACGACTCCAAGAAAATGTCAGGATCACTTGGCaaggactgaaaaaaaaaaaaggtcaagggTGTTGGACGAGATTCTTCTTGATTCTCTTCAACAAACCGATGGCACTGAGATGCTAATGTTGTACTACAGACTCTGGGATGTCCACGACGTTGCTGTGCTGCTATGCTTCACCTTGTACATGTGTCACCAAG CCCGGGCCATCTCCGTCCAGTCCAGCCAGCGCAGCCTCACCCGGTCCGTGCAGGAGGCCGCCTTCTTCTCGGTGGACGTGGCTTGCAATTGCAGCCCCACCATCCAGTGGACCTTCATGTCCGGCTCGGTCAGCCGCGCCATCGGCGTCTGGCGGCCGGGCGCCTTCGTCAACGTCACGGCCGACTACAGCAGCCGCGTGGAGGCGCACGACAACGGCTCCATGGGCCTGGCGGATCTGCGGCTGCCGGACGCCGGCTACTACGTGGTGACGGTCGCCGACGAGACGGGCGGCAGCAAGGATGTCGGATTTGTACTCAAAGTCAACG AGGTTCTGTACGAGGACCTGCAGTACCTGTCGGTGTCGGCTTTGGCGCTGGCCTGCTTGGCCGCCCTCCTCATGCTGGCCATGTGGCTCTTGGACAAAGCCTACAGGAGGATAGTAGCGTGGAGACGCAGGAAGCAGATGCCAG aaaatgatGCAACGGAGCTGCAGCCTCTATGA